A single window of Bradyrhizobium daqingense DNA harbors:
- a CDS encoding DUF2946 family protein: MKWFRSNIRHGARLAFFALLVQFALTFGHSHWFAQAALAQSSAQQTDSGAQDSAKGAAAIDRAAVQKQSPAGHDRDHQGEDNCAICAIIAMAGTVMSATPPVLLLPQAIELLHRTTDAEFIHLKSAGTAFQPRAPPAS; this comes from the coding sequence ATGAAGTGGTTCCGGTCGAATATCAGGCACGGCGCCCGGCTCGCGTTCTTCGCGCTGCTGGTGCAGTTCGCGCTGACGTTCGGCCACAGCCATTGGTTCGCGCAGGCCGCCCTTGCGCAATCCTCGGCCCAACAGACCGATAGTGGCGCCCAGGACAGCGCCAAGGGCGCGGCTGCGATCGACCGCGCCGCGGTCCAGAAGCAATCGCCGGCAGGCCATGACCGCGATCATCAGGGCGAGGACAATTGCGCCATCTGCGCCATCATTGCGATGGCGGGCACCGTCATGTCGGCAACGCCGCCCGTGCTGCTGCTGCCGCAGGCGATCGAGCTGCTCCATCGCACCACCGATGCCGAATTCATCCATCTGAAATCGGCCGGCACGGCATTCCAGCCCCGCGCCCCTCCCGCGTCCTGA
- a CDS encoding TonB-dependent receptor gives MSFQLRRAQRLGGASLLLLGAAATPAFAQSGSSTELPAVTVTAPSPIVRRAVVPTRSPVRPTRTARVRSQQPPAEATPAAAPAAAPQQGVLPVVTDQFATVTVVPNEEIRRQGGGTLGDLLFSKPGITGSEFAPGASSRPIIRGLDTNRVGIVENGTGSNGASDLGEDHFVPIDPLATNQVEVIRGPATLRYGSTAIGGVVSATNNRIPDALPSCTAPFSTYGLPTKAPLANVGSPGCITAETRTAVTSVDRGAEGAVLLDAGGGNFAVHADAFGRKGGDYSIPSYPFLTDPTLPFNGRQPNSASQAYGGSVGGSYIFDGGYVGAAITQHNALYHIPGIEGSEFLTRIDGRQTKFTTKGEYRPDAAAIDAIRFWASATDYKHDEVGLADSADLASLGVRQTFTNKEQEGRVEVQLAPFDVRFAALTTAVGVQASHQKLTAPSPDDPGSPINGLFDPNKNTKVAGYIFNEFKFSEATKAQIAGRVENARLSGTAPAFVPDVFDLTADPAAIGPATAFNRNFTPVSGSIGLIHNLPWDLVASITGQYVERAPKPAELFSRGGHDATTTFDIGNPNLGIETAKSVEAGLRRAIGPLRFELTGYYTKFNGFIYRRLTGNTCEDGVCQLGPGLELNQAVYSQRDATFRGGEFQFQYDVMPVWNGIWGIEGQYDIVRATFDGGTNVPRIPPQRLGGGVYYRDANWFARMNLLHAFAQNDIAPIAETPTPGYNLLRAEVSYKTKLDQSWFGAREMHVGFVGNNLLNENIRNAVSFNKDQVLLPGIGVRAFANFKF, from the coding sequence ATGTCATTTCAATTGCGACGCGCGCAGCGTCTTGGCGGAGCAAGCCTGCTCCTGCTCGGTGCCGCCGCCACGCCGGCGTTCGCCCAAAGCGGCTCGTCGACCGAACTCCCGGCCGTCACGGTAACGGCGCCGAGCCCCATCGTGCGCAGAGCGGTGGTGCCGACGCGCAGTCCGGTCCGCCCCACCCGGACCGCACGCGTTCGCAGCCAGCAGCCCCCCGCGGAAGCAACGCCGGCAGCAGCCCCCGCCGCCGCGCCCCAGCAGGGCGTGCTGCCTGTTGTCACCGACCAGTTCGCGACGGTCACGGTGGTGCCGAACGAGGAGATCCGCCGCCAGGGTGGCGGCACTCTCGGCGATCTCCTGTTCTCGAAGCCCGGCATCACCGGCTCTGAATTCGCACCCGGCGCATCCAGCCGCCCGATCATTCGCGGCCTCGACACCAACCGTGTCGGCATTGTCGAGAACGGAACGGGCAGCAACGGCGCGTCCGATCTCGGCGAGGATCACTTCGTGCCGATTGATCCGCTGGCAACCAACCAGGTCGAGGTCATCCGCGGACCGGCGACGCTGCGCTACGGCTCCACCGCGATCGGCGGCGTGGTGAGCGCAACCAACAATCGAATTCCGGATGCCTTGCCGTCCTGCACGGCGCCCTTTTCGACTTACGGGCTCCCGACCAAGGCGCCGCTGGCAAACGTCGGATCGCCGGGCTGCATCACCGCGGAGACGCGGACGGCAGTGACTTCGGTCGATCGCGGGGCCGAAGGTGCCGTGTTGCTCGACGCCGGCGGCGGTAACTTTGCCGTCCACGCCGATGCCTTTGGCCGCAAGGGCGGCGACTACAGCATCCCAAGCTACCCGTTTTTGACCGACCCGACGCTGCCCTTCAACGGGCGACAGCCGAATTCGGCATCGCAGGCCTACGGCGGATCCGTCGGTGGCTCCTACATCTTCGATGGCGGCTACGTTGGTGCTGCGATCACGCAGCACAACGCGCTCTACCACATCCCCGGTATCGAGGGCAGCGAGTTCCTGACGCGGATCGATGGACGGCAAACCAAATTCACGACAAAAGGCGAATACCGGCCGGACGCTGCGGCGATCGATGCGATCCGATTCTGGGCCAGCGCCACCGACTATAAGCACGATGAGGTCGGGCTCGCCGACTCTGCCGACCTCGCCTCCCTCGGCGTGAGACAGACCTTCACCAACAAGGAACAGGAAGGCCGCGTCGAGGTGCAGCTCGCGCCGTTCGACGTCCGCTTTGCTGCGCTGACCACCGCTGTGGGCGTTCAGGCGTCGCACCAGAAGCTGACCGCGCCGAGTCCGGACGATCCGGGCAGCCCGATCAACGGACTGTTCGATCCGAACAAGAACACAAAGGTCGCCGGGTACATCTTCAACGAGTTCAAATTCAGCGAAGCTACCAAGGCTCAGATCGCCGGGCGCGTCGAGAACGCAAGGCTGAGCGGCACGGCGCCAGCCTTCGTCCCCGATGTGTTCGACCTCACCGCCGATCCGGCCGCGATCGGCCCTGCAACGGCGTTCAACCGCAACTTCACGCCGGTGAGCGGAAGCATCGGCCTGATCCACAACCTTCCTTGGGATCTGGTCGCGAGCATCACCGGCCAATATGTCGAACGTGCGCCGAAACCGGCGGAATTGTTTTCGCGCGGCGGCCACGACGCCACCACCACTTTCGACATAGGCAATCCCAATCTTGGCATCGAGACCGCCAAGTCGGTCGAGGCGGGCCTGCGACGAGCGATAGGGCCGCTTCGCTTCGAACTCACGGGCTACTACACCAAATTCAATGGTTTCATCTACCGGCGCCTGACCGGCAACACGTGTGAGGACGGCGTTTGCCAGCTTGGCCCGGGCCTCGAATTGAATCAGGCGGTCTATTCGCAGCGCGACGCAACGTTTCGTGGCGGGGAATTCCAGTTCCAGTACGACGTGATGCCGGTCTGGAACGGGATCTGGGGCATTGAAGGTCAATACGACATCGTGCGCGCGACCTTCGATGGCGGCACCAACGTGCCCCGCATTCCGCCTCAGCGGCTGGGCGGTGGTGTGTACTATCGCGACGCCAACTGGTTTGCGAGGATGAACCTGCTGCACGCATTCGCGCAAAACGACATCGCACCGATCGCGGAGACGCCGACGCCTGGCTACAACCTGCTGAGGGCCGAGGTCAGCTACAAGACCAAGCTCGATCAAAGCTGGTTCGGAGCGCGCGAGATGCATGTCGGGTTCGTCGGCAATAACCTGCTGAACGAGAACATCCGCAATGCGGTCTCCTTCAACAAGGACCAGGTCCTGTTGCCCGGCATCGGCGTCCGGGCATTCGCGAACTTCAAATTCTGA
- a CDS encoding GNAT family N-acetyltransferase → MQVRPADIAEIDHLARLWHDVWHESHAALAPPELVRLRTLWSFRDRLSAMLSDVRVVGPAGAPLGLCAIRGDELYQLFVSSKARGLGAAAALIADAEARLAARGVELAWLACAVDNHRAARFYEKSGWRMAGTFVMLSETSNGPFPVDQWRFEKRLAPS, encoded by the coding sequence ATGCAGGTGCGGCCGGCTGACATCGCTGAAATCGATCATCTCGCACGATTGTGGCATGACGTCTGGCATGAATCGCATGCGGCGCTTGCGCCGCCTGAGCTGGTCCGCCTCCGCACGCTCTGGAGCTTTCGCGATCGGCTGTCAGCCATGCTTTCCGATGTCCGCGTCGTCGGCCCGGCCGGCGCGCCGCTCGGCTTGTGCGCCATCAGGGGAGACGAATTGTACCAGCTCTTCGTCTCGTCAAAAGCGCGCGGGCTCGGTGCGGCCGCGGCGCTGATCGCCGATGCAGAGGCCCGACTCGCCGCGCGCGGAGTGGAGCTGGCCTGGCTGGCATGCGCCGTGGACAATCACCGCGCCGCGCGGTTCTACGAGAAAAGCGGCTGGCGAATGGCAGGCACGTTCGTGATGCTGTCGGAAACGTCGAACGGACCCTTCCCGGTCGACCAGTGGCGCTTCGAAAAGCGGCTCGCGCCTTCGTAG
- a CDS encoding GNAT family N-acetyltransferase: MNDLSLTILPEAAGDAQAVERLHERTFGPGRFVLSAYRIREHVDHLLDLSFTARIGTLLVGSVRQLPILIGDTPALLLGPLTVEPPFRDRGIGRLLMERALKDAKAKGHAIVLLVGDEPYYSRVGFKQVAKGRVTMPGPVDAARILVFELVDGAFEGVSGQVGPDWSKVRG, translated from the coding sequence ATGAACGATCTCTCACTGACCATCCTTCCCGAGGCCGCTGGCGATGCCCAGGCGGTCGAGCGGCTGCATGAGCGTACCTTCGGTCCCGGCCGTTTCGTGCTCAGCGCCTACAGGATTCGCGAGCACGTCGACCATTTGCTCGACCTGTCCTTTACCGCACGCATCGGCACGTTGCTGGTCGGCTCCGTCAGGCAATTGCCGATCCTGATCGGCGATACGCCGGCACTGCTGCTCGGACCGCTCACCGTCGAGCCGCCGTTCCGCGACCGCGGCATCGGCCGGCTGTTGATGGAACGCGCGCTGAAGGACGCCAAGGCGAAAGGCCACGCCATCGTGCTCCTGGTCGGTGACGAACCCTATTACAGCCGCGTCGGTTTCAAACAGGTCGCCAAGGGCCGCGTCACCATGCCGGGGCCGGTCGACGCAGCCCGCATCCTCGTGTTCGAGCTCGTCGACGGCGCCTTCGAGGGCGTGTCGGGGCAGGTGGGGCCCGACTGGAGCAAGGTGCGGGGATAG
- a CDS encoding glycosyltransferase family 2 protein, whose product MTFAPLRIAVLVPCYNEEAAVATVVAGFRKVLPSAEIYVYDNNSRDRTVTVARDAGAIVRSERRQGKGHVVRRMFADVDADVYVLVDGDATYDAPSATRMIDKLLDEHLDMVVGLRIDQSQAAYRLGHRTGNRMLTGFLAWTFGRDFQDILSGYRVFSRRFVKSFPVLSDGFEIETELAVHALELSLPVTEIETPYYARPEGSFSKLNTWRDGFRILGTMLKLYRAEKPLRFFGAIGIVLAVVSIVLSIPIAITFIETGLVPRLPTAVLSMGLMIMAMLSGSSGLVLDTVTRGRREMKMLAYLAQPAPKRI is encoded by the coding sequence ATGACTTTCGCGCCGCTTCGGATCGCCGTGCTGGTGCCCTGCTATAACGAAGAGGCGGCGGTCGCGACCGTCGTCGCTGGTTTCCGCAAAGTGCTGCCCTCGGCCGAGATCTATGTCTACGACAACAATTCGCGCGATCGCACGGTGACGGTTGCGCGCGACGCCGGCGCCATCGTGCGCAGCGAGCGGCGGCAGGGCAAGGGCCACGTCGTGCGCCGCATGTTCGCCGACGTCGATGCCGACGTCTATGTCCTGGTCGACGGCGATGCCACCTACGACGCGCCGAGCGCGACACGCATGATCGACAAGCTGCTCGACGAGCATCTCGACATGGTGGTCGGGCTCCGCATCGACCAGTCGCAGGCCGCCTACCGTCTCGGCCACCGCACCGGCAACCGCATGTTGACCGGCTTTCTGGCATGGACCTTCGGCCGTGACTTCCAGGACATCCTGTCGGGCTACCGCGTGTTCTCGCGCCGCTTCGTCAAATCCTTCCCCGTGCTGTCGGACGGTTTCGAGATCGAGACCGAGCTTGCGGTCCACGCGCTGGAATTGTCGCTGCCCGTCACCGAGATCGAGACGCCGTATTACGCGCGTCCCGAGGGCTCGTTCTCCAAGCTCAACACCTGGCGTGACGGCTTTCGCATCCTCGGCACCATGCTCAAGCTCTATCGCGCGGAGAAGCCGCTGCGTTTCTTCGGCGCCATTGGAATTGTCCTGGCCGTGGTGTCGATCGTGCTCTCGATCCCGATCGCGATCACCTTCATCGAGACCGGCCTCGTGCCGCGGCTGCCGACCGCCGTGCTGTCGATGGGTCTCATGATCATGGCGATGCTGTCGGGCTCGTCCGGGCTCGTGCTCGACACCGTGACGCGGGGCCGGCGGGAGATGAAGATGCTGGCCTACCTGGCCCAGCCGGCCCCGAAAAGGATCTGA
- a CDS encoding NUDIX domain-containing protein produces the protein MGERLDRVRRKAEPLLRRIFHTYFLLVRGMTLGVRAVVLDAENRVFLVKHSYVSGWYLPGGGVDFGETMEQALRRELKEEGDIDLTGDAMLHGIYLNSHVSRRDHVAVYVVRQFSQDRLPAPNREIVECGFFATTALPEGTTPGTRLRIAEVLGGRPPIATWR, from the coding sequence ATGGGAGAACGATTGGACCGTGTCCGACGGAAAGCCGAGCCGCTGCTGCGGCGGATCTTCCACACCTATTTCCTGCTCGTCCGCGGCATGACACTCGGCGTCCGCGCCGTCGTGCTGGATGCGGAGAACCGGGTGTTCCTGGTCAAGCACAGCTACGTCTCCGGCTGGTACCTGCCGGGCGGCGGGGTCGACTTCGGCGAGACCATGGAACAGGCGCTGCGGCGCGAACTCAAGGAGGAGGGCGACATCGATTTGACCGGAGACGCCATGCTGCATGGCATCTACCTCAACAGCCACGTCTCCCGCCGCGACCACGTCGCGGTCTACGTGGTCAGGCAGTTCAGCCAGGACCGCCTTCCAGCACCTAACCGCGAGATCGTCGAATGCGGGTTCTTCGCGACCACCGCGCTGCCGGAGGGCACCACGCCCGGCACGCGGCTGCGGATCGCGGAAGTGCTGGGCGGCCGGCCTCCGATTGCGACGTGGCGCTGA
- a CDS encoding metallophosphoesterase family protein, whose product MAPFTLAHLSDPHLPPLPKPRLTELAGKRALGYVNWTRNRYKYQRREVLDALVADMKAQAPDHIAVTGDLVNLALDAEFAPALAWLESVGPPDRVTAIPGNHDAYVSATRHRFGETFLHYIAADTPDAAAFPAVRRRGPLALISLSTAVPTLPLMATGTLGPDQLASLEAVLERLAAEDVFRVLLVHHPLKSLARQKRMTDAAALLTLLKRHGVELILHGHDHIHSTMWFEGPNGNIPALGVPSASALAHGRYPAAAYNLLRVEKDNAGWRCEQTVRSLGAGFQVGQIKHVRLI is encoded by the coding sequence ATGGCCCCCTTCACGCTCGCCCATCTGTCCGATCCGCATCTGCCACCCTTGCCGAAGCCGCGGCTGACCGAGCTCGCCGGCAAGCGCGCGCTCGGCTACGTCAACTGGACGCGCAACCGGTACAAATACCAGCGCCGCGAGGTGCTCGATGCGCTGGTTGCCGACATGAAGGCCCAGGCGCCCGACCACATCGCGGTGACGGGCGATCTCGTCAACTTGGCACTGGATGCCGAGTTCGCGCCGGCCTTGGCCTGGCTCGAAAGCGTCGGCCCGCCCGACCGCGTCACTGCGATCCCTGGCAATCACGACGCCTATGTCAGCGCGACGCGTCATCGCTTCGGCGAGACGTTCCTACACTACATCGCCGCGGACACGCCTGATGCCGCGGCCTTCCCCGCCGTGCGCCGGCGCGGGCCGCTCGCGCTGATCAGCCTGTCCACGGCGGTGCCGACGCTGCCGCTGATGGCGACGGGGACGCTCGGGCCCGATCAGCTCGCATCTCTCGAAGCGGTCCTCGAGCGCCTCGCGGCGGAGGACGTCTTCCGGGTGCTGCTGGTGCACCATCCGCTGAAATCCCTGGCGCGCCAAAAGCGGATGACGGATGCGGCCGCCCTGCTCACGCTCCTGAAGCGCCACGGCGTCGAGCTCATCCTGCATGGGCACGACCACATCCATTCGACGATGTGGTTCGAAGGGCCGAACGGCAACATTCCCGCGCTCGGCGTCCCCTCGGCCTCCGCGCTCGCGCACGGACGCTATCCGGCGGCTGCGTACAATCTGCTGAGAGTCGAAAAGGACAATGCCGGCTGGCGCTGCGAGCAGACGGTGCGGAGCCTGGGGGCTGGATTTCAGGTCGGGCAGATCAAGCATGTGCGGTTGATCTGA
- a CDS encoding DUF4170 domain-containing protein, with translation MTKGSNFWVIGGEFGSMNFHKLVEGSAQVKGPFKTRKEAEDCWREVSEESRHKAGVRFSIVEEPSRVSA, from the coding sequence ATGACCAAAGGCAGCAATTTCTGGGTGATCGGCGGCGAGTTCGGTTCGATGAACTTCCACAAGCTCGTGGAAGGCTCGGCCCAGGTCAAAGGTCCGTTCAAGACCCGCAAGGAAGCCGAGGACTGCTGGCGCGAGGTCTCGGAAGAGAGCCGCCACAAGGCCGGCGTCCGCTTCTCCATCGTGGAAGAGCCTTCGCGCGTCTCGGCCTAA
- a CDS encoding isocitrate lyase: MNYQPRGISNLQGPSSYQDEIKAAQALLETQPSWNGVSAEAVARMRLQNRFKTGLDVARYTAALMRSDMAAYDKDPTKYTQSLGCWHGFIAQQKLISVKKHFGKTDRTYLYLSGWMIAALRSEFGPLPDQSMHEKTSVPALIEELYTFLRQADSRELNDIFRLLDKARKEGDKTREKELIEKIDNFQTHVVPVIADIDAGFGNAEATYLLAKKMIEAGACALQIENQVSDEKQCGHQDGKVTVPHDVFLAKIRACRHAFLELGVEDGIVVTRTDSLGAGLTQQIAVSHKPGDIGDQYNSFLDCEEITAENARNGDVIINRNGKMMRPKRLPSNLYQFRPGTGADRCVLDCITSLQNGADLLWIETEKPHIEQIASMVDRIRKVVPNAKLAYNNSPSFNWTLNFRWQVYDAWKEAGKDVSKYNRADLMKAEYDETPLAQEADERIRTFQADSAKRAGIFHHLITLPTYHTAALSTDNLAREYFGEQGMLGYVKNVQRAEIRQGIACVKHQNMAGSDIGDDHKEYFAGEAALKAGGAHNTMNQFG, translated from the coding sequence ATGAACTACCAGCCTCGCGGCATCAGCAACCTCCAGGGTCCGTCCTCGTATCAGGACGAGATCAAAGCGGCCCAGGCGCTCCTCGAGACCCAGCCGAGCTGGAACGGCGTGTCGGCCGAGGCCGTCGCGCGCATGCGCCTGCAGAACCGCTTCAAGACCGGCCTCGACGTCGCCCGCTACACTGCGGCGCTGATGCGCTCCGACATGGCGGCCTATGACAAGGACCCGACCAAATACACCCAGTCGCTGGGCTGCTGGCACGGCTTCATCGCCCAGCAGAAGCTGATCTCGGTCAAGAAGCACTTCGGCAAGACCGACCGCACCTATCTCTATCTCTCCGGCTGGATGATCGCGGCGCTGCGCTCCGAGTTCGGTCCGCTGCCCGACCAGTCGATGCACGAGAAGACCTCGGTGCCGGCCCTGATCGAGGAGCTCTACACCTTCCTGCGGCAAGCCGACTCGCGCGAGCTCAACGACATCTTCCGTCTGCTCGACAAGGCGCGCAAGGAAGGCGACAAGACCCGCGAGAAGGAGCTGATCGAGAAGATCGACAACTTCCAGACCCATGTCGTGCCCGTCATCGCCGACATCGACGCCGGCTTCGGCAATGCCGAGGCGACCTATCTGCTCGCCAAGAAGATGATCGAGGCGGGCGCCTGCGCGCTCCAGATCGAGAACCAGGTCTCGGACGAGAAGCAGTGCGGCCACCAGGACGGCAAGGTCACCGTGCCGCATGACGTCTTCCTCGCGAAGATCCGCGCCTGCCGCCACGCCTTCCTCGAGCTCGGCGTCGAAGACGGCATCGTCGTGACCCGCACCGACTCGCTCGGCGCCGGCCTGACGCAGCAGATCGCCGTCAGCCACAAGCCCGGCGACATCGGCGACCAGTACAACAGCTTCCTCGACTGCGAGGAAATCACCGCGGAGAACGCTCGCAACGGCGACGTCATCATCAACCGCAACGGCAAGATGATGCGCCCGAAGCGGCTGCCCTCCAACCTCTACCAGTTCCGCCCCGGCACTGGTGCAGACCGCTGCGTGCTCGATTGCATCACCTCGCTCCAGAACGGCGCCGACCTGCTCTGGATCGAGACCGAGAAGCCGCATATCGAGCAGATCGCCAGCATGGTCGATCGCATCCGCAAGGTCGTGCCGAACGCCAAGCTCGCCTACAACAATTCGCCGTCGTTCAACTGGACCCTCAACTTCCGTTGGCAGGTCTACGACGCCTGGAAGGAAGCGGGTAAGGACGTCAGCAAGTACAACCGTGCCGACCTGATGAAGGCGGAGTACGACGAGACGCCGCTGGCGCAGGAAGCCGACGAGCGCATCCGCACCTTCCAGGCGGATTCAGCCAAGCGCGCCGGCATCTTCCACCACCTGATCACGTTGCCGACCTATCACACGGCAGCGCTCTCCACTGACAATCTCGCCCGCGAATATTTCGGCGAGCAGGGTATGCTGGGTTACGTCAAGAACGTCCAGCGCGCCGAGATCCGTCAGGGTATCGCCTGCGTGAAGCACCAGAACATGGCCGGCTCCGACATTGGCGACGACCACAAGGAGTACTTCGCGGGCGAAGCCGCCCTCAAGGCGGGCGGCGCCCACAACACGATGAACCAGTTCGGCTAA
- a CDS encoding helix-turn-helix domain-containing protein yields MPAESGKKLFVGPRFRRIRQQLGLSQTQIAEGLSISPSYVNLIERNQRPVTAQILLRLAETYDLDLRDLATADEDRFFAELNEIFSDPLFRQIDVPKQELRDLAELCPGVTHALQRLYAAYAEARQGETLAAAQMADRDVGTRYEANPVERVRELIEANRNYFPELEQAAENLRDELNVPAEGLYAALAARLREKHSIQTRIMPVDVMRETLRRFDRHRRQLLISELVDPPGRAFQLAFQLGLGECAQALETIIGRAGPLDDTPRRLFRITLGNYFAAAVMMPYPAFLAAAEALNYDIHVLAQRFNSGFEQVCHRLTTLQRPNARGIPFFLLRVDNAGNVSKRFSSGTFPFSKFGGTCPLWNVHSTFDTPDRLLKQVIELPDGTRYFSIAQMVRRPVAPHPLPQPRFAIGLGCEIRHAARLTYAAGIDLEKTEGTPIGVNCRLCERENCAQRAEPPITRTLILDETTRRVSSFAFSNAREL; encoded by the coding sequence ATGCCTGCCGAGTCCGGGAAGAAACTGTTCGTCGGCCCGCGCTTCCGGAGGATCCGGCAGCAATTGGGGCTGTCGCAGACCCAGATCGCCGAGGGGCTGTCGATCTCGCCGAGCTACGTCAACCTGATCGAGCGGAATCAGCGTCCGGTGACGGCGCAGATCCTGCTGCGGCTGGCTGAGACCTACGACCTCGATCTGCGCGACCTCGCCACCGCCGACGAAGACCGCTTCTTCGCCGAGCTGAACGAGATCTTCTCCGATCCCCTGTTCCGCCAGATCGACGTTCCCAAGCAGGAACTGCGCGATCTCGCCGAGCTCTGCCCCGGCGTCACCCATGCGCTGCAACGGCTCTATGCCGCCTATGCCGAGGCGCGCCAGGGCGAGACGCTGGCGGCGGCCCAGATGGCCGACCGCGATGTCGGCACGCGCTATGAGGCCAATCCGGTCGAGCGCGTGCGCGAGCTGATCGAGGCCAACCGCAACTATTTTCCGGAGCTGGAGCAGGCCGCGGAAAATCTGCGCGACGAACTGAACGTGCCCGCCGAGGGGCTCTATGCAGCGCTGGCCGCCCGCTTGCGCGAAAAGCATTCGATCCAGACCCGCATCATGCCCGTCGACGTGATGCGCGAGACGCTGCGGCGCTTCGACCGCCACCGCCGCCAGCTCCTGATCTCGGAGCTGGTCGACCCGCCCGGCCGCGCGTTCCAGCTCGCCTTCCAGCTCGGCCTCGGCGAATGCGCGCAAGCCCTGGAGACCATTATCGGCCGCGCCGGCCCGCTCGACGATACGCCACGCCGGCTGTTCCGCATCACGCTCGGGAATTATTTCGCAGCTGCCGTGATGATGCCTTATCCGGCCTTCCTCGCCGCAGCCGAAGCGCTGAACTACGACATTCACGTGCTGGCGCAGCGCTTCAACTCCGGCTTCGAGCAGGTCTGCCATCGCCTCACGACATTGCAGCGGCCGAACGCGCGCGGCATTCCGTTCTTCCTCTTGCGCGTCGACAATGCCGGCAACGTCTCCAAACGCTTCTCCTCCGGCACCTTCCCGTTCTCGAAATTCGGCGGCACCTGTCCGCTGTGGAACGTGCATTCGACCTTCGACACGCCGGACCGCCTGCTCAAGCAGGTGATCGAATTGCCGGACGGCACGCGCTATTTCTCGATCGCACAGATGGTACGCCGCCCCGTCGCTCCGCATCCCCTGCCGCAGCCGCGCTTCGCCATCGGCCTCGGCTGCGAGATCCGTCACGCCGCGCGCCTGACCTACGCGGCGGGTATCGACCTCGAGAAGACCGAGGGCACGCCGATCGGCGTCAACTGCCGGCTCTGCGAGCGCGAAAACTGCGCCCAGCGCGCCGAGCCGCCGATCACGCGCACGCTCATTCTGGACGAGACGACGCGGCGGGTGTCGAGCTTCGCCTTCTCGAATGCGCGGGAGTTGTGA
- a CDS encoding antibiotic biosynthesis monooxygenase, whose product MYAAIRQAKAKSGSAEELARRIKDGAVPIISDVDGFRAYYVVYAGDDTVTAISIFDKFEQAEEANRRAIAWIEKDLGPLLAGHASAAAGPVIVHTLA is encoded by the coding sequence ATGTATGCCGCCATCCGTCAGGCCAAGGCGAAAAGCGGGAGCGCGGAAGAGCTGGCGCGCCGCATCAAGGACGGCGCCGTTCCGATCATCAGCGATGTCGATGGTTTCCGCGCCTACTACGTCGTCTATGCCGGCGACGACACGGTGACGGCGATCTCGATCTTCGACAAGTTCGAGCAGGCGGAGGAGGCGAACCGGCGCGCGATCGCCTGGATCGAGAAGGATCTCGGGCCGCTGCTCGCCGGGCATGCGAGCGCGGCGGCCGGGCCGGTGATCGTGCATACCCTGGCATAG
- a CDS encoding zinc-dependent peptidase — protein sequence MRIALLLTATVVGALFANPSIAGSLDASTEAAQPLPAGFQSYRGYMFDLSENSERKDVDKLTNNLKAQIDVVESVGLSPRVLRFFRTVPIVASELACLDEGAATACYGRVTPDIQRSAPRTLTVWDPNKQRWTNPNAIDLAVDSGLGVIMLRPDMMRYEKEAVLLHELLHAYHARLLPDGYANKGVIGYFALAKSKELLPKDSYAMKNPMEFFAVTASIFLAGKSEFHDPKSREALKEKMPDYYKYLVGVFGFDPDPAPTSGPVASLK from the coding sequence ATGCGCATTGCGTTGCTGCTCACAGCGACCGTCGTTGGCGCGCTCTTCGCCAATCCATCCATTGCCGGGTCGCTCGATGCGTCCACCGAAGCCGCGCAGCCGCTGCCGGCGGGCTTCCAGAGCTATCGCGGCTACATGTTCGACCTGTCGGAGAATTCCGAGCGAAAGGATGTCGACAAGCTCACCAACAATCTGAAGGCCCAGATCGACGTCGTCGAGAGCGTCGGCCTGTCGCCGCGCGTGCTGCGCTTCTTCCGCACCGTTCCGATCGTGGCGAGCGAGCTCGCCTGCCTCGACGAAGGCGCCGCGACTGCATGCTACGGCCGCGTCACGCCCGACATCCAGCGCAGCGCGCCCCGGACGCTGACGGTCTGGGACCCGAACAAGCAGCGCTGGACCAATCCCAATGCCATCGACCTCGCGGTCGATTCGGGCCTCGGCGTAATCATGCTGCGGCCGGACATGATGCGCTACGAGAAGGAGGCGGTGCTGCTGCACGAGCTCCTGCACGCCTATCACGCACGGCTGTTGCCGGACGGCTACGCCAACAAGGGCGTGATCGGCTATTTCGCCCTGGCCAAGTCCAAGGAGCTGCTGCCCAAGGACTCCTATGCGATGAAGAATCCCATGGAGTTCTTTGCCGTGACCGCGAGCATCTTCCTGGCCGGGAAAAGCGAATTCCACGACCCGAAGTCGCGCGAGGCGCTGAAGGAGAAGATGCCGGACTATTACAAATACCTGGTCGGCGTCTTCGGCTTCGACCCCGACCCGGCGCCGACGAGCGGGCCCGTCGCCTCGCTGAAGTGA